Proteins from one Pyrobaculum neutrophilum V24Sta genomic window:
- a CDS encoding SAM hydrolase/SAM-dependent halogenase family protein, with product MERPLIALLTDFGRDYFVAAMKGVILSINPRAQIVDITHDVPPQDVQTGAFVLKAVYRWFPRGTIFVAVVDPGVGTERAPLLLKTRGYLFVGPDNGLLAPAAEEDGVLEAYRIGVGLPQLSKTFHGRDVFAPAAAYLSLGVEPRLLGTPVAQWRRLEIPEARVEDGVVYGRVVYVDRFGNVYTSARSLPGAAYGDVLCVETPRGVLRARYVETYGRAAPGDAVLLINSEGYLELAVVMGNAASAYGLKTGDEVKIRRC from the coding sequence ATGGAACGGCCCCTCATAGCGCTTCTCACAGACTTCGGAAGAGACTACTTCGTGGCGGCGATGAAGGGGGTTATACTCTCCATAAACCCCCGTGCCCAGATCGTGGACATAACCCACGACGTCCCCCCACAAGACGTCCAGACGGGGGCCTTCGTCCTCAAGGCGGTCTACCGCTGGTTCCCAAGAGGCACCATCTTCGTAGCGGTTGTCGACCCAGGCGTGGGGACGGAGAGGGCGCCGCTTCTCCTCAAGACCAGGGGGTACCTCTTCGTCGGCCCAGACAACGGCCTGCTGGCCCCCGCCGCTGAGGAAGACGGCGTGTTGGAGGCCTACAGAATAGGCGTTGGGCTCCCCCAGCTCTCCAAGACCTTCCACGGCCGCGACGTCTTCGCCCCAGCCGCCGCCTACCTCTCCCTGGGGGTGGAGCCGCGCCTCCTGGGGACGCCTGTGGCGCAGTGGAGGAGGCTGGAGATCCCCGAGGCCAGGGTAGAAGACGGCGTTGTATACGGCAGGGTGGTGTACGTGGACAGATTCGGCAACGTCTACACCTCGGCCAGGTCCCTCCCCGGCGCCGCCTACGGAGACGTGCTGTGTGTAGAAACGCCGAGAGGAGTCTTGAGGGCTAGATACGTGGAGACCTACGGCAGAGCCGCCCCCGGCGACGCCGTGTTGCTCATAAACAGCGAGGGCTACCTGGAGCTCGCCGTGGTTATGGGCAACGCCGCCTCGGCCTACGGCCTGAAGACCGGGGACGAGGTTAAAATACGGAGGTGTTGA
- a CDS encoding DUF1152 domain-containing protein, producing the protein MTLYLAIGGGGDVVMAAALAGDNPVGQIPWERYVVDPTPGPVPPEALRGVEELGGGLYLATAGSYVERGGRRFKTQGMCAAEVLGKPIYIVDPYRRPSELAKALARFGGVVGVDVGGDVLGIGCEESLGSPLADAYGLAVLAKLAEGGAYAELLVMSPGADGELDRRYIMERAAEVAKMGGLLGVTGISRGQAEVLAGLVERCVTEASAVALKALRGEHGPAPLRGGLRRVEVDICAAVGLRLEPRVLLKLNKAAWTIYERDLPIDKAADVLLEEGIPTELHLERLLAAGYDPRRAVEELRRRKRCLPAARP; encoded by the coding sequence ATGACCCTCTACCTCGCCATCGGCGGCGGGGGAGACGTGGTGATGGCGGCGGCGCTTGCCGGCGACAACCCCGTCGGCCAGATACCCTGGGAGAGATACGTGGTTGACCCCACGCCGGGCCCGGTACCCCCCGAGGCGCTGAGAGGCGTGGAGGAGCTGGGCGGCGGGCTCTACCTGGCCACGGCCGGTAGCTACGTGGAGAGGGGTGGGAGAAGGTTCAAGACACAGGGCATGTGCGCCGCCGAGGTCCTGGGGAAGCCCATATACATCGTGGACCCCTACAGAAGGCCGTCGGAGCTTGCTAAAGCCCTGGCGCGGTTCGGCGGGGTGGTGGGGGTAGACGTGGGCGGGGACGTGCTGGGAATCGGCTGCGAGGAGTCGCTGGGGAGCCCGCTGGCCGACGCCTACGGCCTCGCCGTGTTGGCCAAGCTGGCAGAGGGCGGGGCCTACGCGGAGTTGCTCGTCATGTCTCCCGGCGCAGACGGCGAGTTAGACAGGCGGTACATAATGGAGAGGGCGGCCGAGGTGGCCAAGATGGGCGGCCTCCTCGGGGTGACCGGCATATCGAGGGGGCAGGCCGAGGTGCTCGCCGGGCTCGTGGAGCGGTGCGTCACGGAGGCCTCCGCCGTGGCTCTAAAGGCGCTCCGGGGGGAACACGGCCCGGCGCCGCTGAGAGGCGGCTTGAGGAGGGTGGAGGTGGACATCTGCGCCGCCGTGGGGCTCCGGCTTGAGCCGAGGGTCCTCCTCAAGCTGAACAAGGCCGCCTGGACGATATACGAGAGGGACCTCCCCATAGACAAGGCGGCGGACGTCCTCCTGGAGGAGGGCATCCCCACGGAGCTACACCTCGAGAGACTTCTGGCGGCCGGCTATGACCCCAGGAGGGCCGTGGAGGAGCTGAGGAGGCGGAAGAGGTGCCTGCCGGCGGCTAGGCCTTAG
- a CDS encoding NAD-dependent epimerase/dehydratase family protein: MRILLFGGLGFIGANLAEALSEHELYVAHRPGSPQAKPRLARFVARYATLLEYRDPATALERASPHVVINLVGEYFGGPQELWRANAEFPRLLCDAARRAGWRGKVVHFSAATVRGPVGAVIEEEEPHLHGVAPDNDFDRSKAAGEEAVARCFDDWVIIRPVLVYGRFNTHPEWLTLTRLVERGFAPMLKARVSAISARELAKVVKASLALTRQHLFATECHPRPLSDFVKAIAKALGKRPLPIPVPVALLRLAAPPDLRRHLPYLDKAFSCGKMRRLLGIEPRPDFEAEVKEMVESIKT, translated from the coding sequence ATGCGGATCTTGCTCTTCGGCGGCTTGGGCTTCATAGGGGCGAACCTAGCCGAGGCGCTGTCGGAGCACGAGCTGTACGTAGCCCACAGGCCCGGGTCGCCCCAGGCCAAGCCCCGCCTAGCCCGCTTCGTGGCCCGCTACGCCACCCTCCTGGAGTATAGGGACCCAGCGACGGCTCTGGAGAGGGCTAGCCCCCACGTCGTGATAAACCTCGTGGGGGAGTACTTCGGCGGGCCCCAAGAGCTGTGGCGGGCAAACGCCGAGTTCCCCCGCCTCCTCTGCGACGCCGCGAGGAGGGCGGGTTGGCGCGGCAAGGTGGTCCACTTCTCCGCCGCCACCGTCAGAGGGCCCGTGGGGGCGGTAATAGAGGAGGAGGAGCCCCACCTACACGGCGTGGCCCCGGACAACGACTTCGACAGGTCGAAGGCGGCCGGCGAGGAGGCCGTCGCCCGTTGCTTCGACGACTGGGTGATCATCCGCCCCGTCTTGGTATACGGCAGGTTCAACACCCACCCCGAGTGGCTGACCCTCACCCGGCTAGTTGAAAGGGGCTTCGCCCCCATGCTGAAGGCGAGGGTGTCCGCGATATCCGCCAGAGAGCTCGCCAAGGTCGTGAAGGCGTCTCTGGCCTTGACCCGGCAACACCTCTTCGCCACCGAGTGCCACCCCCGGCCCCTCTCGGACTTCGTAAAAGCCATAGCTAAGGCCCTGGGGAAGCGCCCGCTACCCATCCCCGTCCCCGTAGCCCTACTGCGCCTGGCGGCGCCCCCGGACCTCAGAAGACACCTTCCCTACCTAGACAAGGCCTTCAGTTGCGGAAAAATGAGGCGTCTACTCGGCATAGAGCCCAGACCCGACTTCGAGGCCGAGGTGAAGGAGATGGTAGAAAGCATCAAAACTTAA
- a CDS encoding pyridoxal phosphate-dependent aminotransferase has translation MFKWIRERPAEYDLASSGVAKIEVEPADEPPVGEILTSLYRISPRELALTAGAQEGLFLAFHAVRPKAVVTVAPEYEPIWRLPGAMGVRHVEVRDVWEAPLGPETALVFSNPNNPTGRFLGRGELRELADEARRRGAVLIVDIIFSDFVTDDLGGLPLENAVYVHSTDKFYTSDYRLGWAFGDSRIVEKIRALKDLANPGPRDLEKRAAAALLSRREEVKRRNLAVIDKNAAALLSAFPNAIYNPHMPIALVEVGCDDVAFAEGLLKRGVKVMPGTFMKAPRAVRVGLGVEPPPRFTQALGILGEAAGNCRT, from the coding sequence ATGTTCAAGTGGATTAGGGAGAGGCCCGCGGAGTACGACCTCGCCAGCAGCGGCGTGGCGAAGATAGAGGTCGAGCCGGCGGACGAGCCCCCCGTGGGGGAGATCCTCACGTCGCTCTACAGGATATCCCCCCGGGAGCTCGCCCTCACGGCGGGCGCCCAGGAGGGTCTCTTCCTCGCCTTCCACGCGGTGAGGCCGAAGGCCGTGGTCACGGTGGCCCCCGAGTACGAGCCGATATGGAGGCTACCCGGCGCCATGGGGGTGAGGCACGTGGAGGTTAGAGACGTCTGGGAGGCCCCCCTCGGGCCGGAGACAGCACTCGTCTTCTCAAACCCCAACAACCCCACGGGGAGGTTCCTTGGCCGGGGGGAGCTCCGGGAGCTCGCCGACGAGGCCAGGAGGCGGGGCGCCGTCCTCATAGTGGACATCATATTCTCCGACTTCGTCACAGACGACCTCGGAGGCCTCCCTCTGGAGAACGCCGTCTACGTCCACAGCACGGACAAGTTCTACACAAGCGACTACAGACTCGGCTGGGCCTTCGGCGACTCCCGCATCGTGGAGAAGATACGCGCCCTCAAGGACTTGGCAAACCCGGGCCCCCGCGACCTGGAGAAGAGAGCCGCGGCGGCGCTCCTGTCCAGGAGGGAGGAGGTCAAGAGGAGGAACCTCGCCGTGATAGACAAAAACGCGGCGGCGCTGCTCTCCGCGTTTCCAAACGCCATCTACAACCCCCACATGCCCATAGCCCTAGTGGAGGTGGGATGCGACGACGTCGCCTTCGCCGAGGGGCTCCTAAAACGGGGGGTCAAGGTCATGCCCGGGACCTTCATGAAGGCACCCCGCGCGGTGAGAGTGGGGCTCGGCGTAGAGCCCCCACCCCGCTTCACCCAGGCGCTGGGGATCCTAGGCGAAGCCGCTGGCAACTGCCGCACATAG
- the rtcA gene encoding RNA 3'-terminal phosphate cyclase — MAVRIDGSYGEGGGQILRTSIALSALLGKPVEIVNIRAKRANPGLQPQHLTGVSAAALLTDAEVEGAAKGSTRLFFKPKALKCGTFNIDIGTAGSISLVVQTLAPILLYAPCPTKLVITGGTDVAWAPPIDYMRFVFARYLTRFGARIAIELVKRGHYPRGGGKAVVQAEPAGRLRAVDSVEFGRPAKIAGVSHAVNLPPHVAERQARAAREALAKLGYAAEVEVEARNDGLGPGSGVVLWAESDVGNVVGGDALGERGKPAEEVGREAAEKLAAVLKAGASLDPHMADMVVLYMALAQGRSRLSTTEATMHLQTNIYIVEQFLPVKFKLERAGPRYIIEVEGVGYP; from the coding sequence GTGGCGGTTAGGATAGACGGCTCCTATGGAGAGGGAGGCGGCCAGATCCTGAGGACCTCCATCGCCCTCTCCGCGCTGTTGGGCAAGCCAGTGGAGATAGTCAACATAAGGGCCAAGAGGGCGAACCCCGGCCTACAGCCGCAACACCTCACCGGCGTATCCGCCGCCGCTCTTTTGACAGACGCCGAGGTCGAGGGCGCCGCCAAGGGCTCCACGAGGCTGTTCTTCAAGCCCAAGGCCCTGAAGTGCGGCACGTTCAACATAGACATAGGGACGGCCGGCAGCATCTCCCTCGTGGTGCAGACGCTAGCCCCCATCCTCCTATACGCCCCCTGCCCCACCAAGCTGGTCATCACCGGGGGGACAGACGTGGCGTGGGCCCCGCCCATAGACTACATGAGGTTCGTCTTCGCCAGATATCTAACCCGCTTCGGGGCGAGGATAGCCATAGAGCTGGTGAAGAGGGGCCACTACCCCAGGGGCGGGGGGAAGGCCGTGGTGCAGGCCGAGCCGGCGGGTAGGTTGCGGGCGGTGGACTCGGTGGAGTTCGGCAGACCGGCGAAGATAGCCGGCGTCTCCCACGCCGTTAACCTCCCGCCGCATGTGGCCGAGAGACAGGCCAGGGCCGCGAGGGAGGCTCTGGCGAAGTTGGGCTACGCCGCCGAGGTGGAGGTGGAGGCTAGAAACGACGGGCTGGGGCCCGGCAGCGGCGTGGTGCTCTGGGCTGAGTCAGACGTGGGAAACGTGGTGGGGGGAGACGCCCTGGGGGAGAGGGGGAAGCCGGCAGAGGAGGTGGGCAGGGAGGCGGCGGAGAAGCTCGCCGCCGTGTTGAAGGCCGGCGCCTCCCTGGACCCCCACATGGCCGACATGGTCGTCCTCTACATGGCGCTGGCCCAGGGGAGGAGCAGGCTCTCCACCACCGAAGCCACCATGCATCTGCAGACCAACATCTACATAGTGGAGCAGTTCCTCCCCGTCAAGTTCAAGCTGGAGAGGGCCGGCCCTAGATACATCATCGAGGTGGAGGGGGTGGGCTACCCCTAG
- a CDS encoding RNA 2'-phosphotransferase: MRDIRRCPVCGAYVEVEVHCGAPTAAVLDGATRLKISKLLSLALRHSPRVLGIELDGEGWADLNALAEGMRRAGLPASPQVLKAVAQLDDKGRFEIRGGRVRARYGHTIKVHIRYEVDSDTPLLYHGTAIHVLPSILSQGILPMRRLYVHLAVDVETACLNARRRQNPAVVEVDADCVRKSGNPIYKAAEKIRLTPHVPPTCVRRWTTC; the protein is encoded by the coding sequence GTGCGCGACATCAGGCGGTGCCCCGTGTGTGGAGCCTACGTAGAGGTGGAAGTCCACTGCGGGGCGCCGACGGCGGCTGTCTTAGACGGCGCCACACGCCTCAAGATCTCTAAACTCCTATCCCTCGCCCTACGCCACAGCCCCCGCGTCCTGGGCATAGAGCTGGACGGGGAGGGCTGGGCGGACCTGAACGCGCTGGCGGAGGGCATGCGGAGAGCCGGACTCCCCGCGAGCCCACAGGTGCTGAAGGCCGTGGCCCAACTAGACGACAAAGGCCGCTTCGAGATCAGAGGCGGCCGGGTGAGGGCGCGCTACGGCCACACCATAAAGGTACACATCAGATACGAGGTCGACTCAGACACGCCGCTCCTCTACCACGGAACCGCAATACACGTCCTGCCCTCCATCCTAAGCCAGGGCATCCTCCCCATGAGGAGGCTCTACGTCCACCTGGCCGTGGACGTGGAGACGGCTTGTCTCAACGCGAGAAGAAGACAAAACCCGGCGGTGGTGGAGGTCGACGCAGACTGCGTCCGGAAGAGCGGCAACCCCATCTACAAAGCCGCAGAAAAAATAAGGCTCACCCCCCACGTGCCACCCACCTGCGTGAGGAGGTGGA
- a CDS encoding TFIIB-type zinc ribbon-containing protein, with protein MIVQCPYCGARYEAPPGRRFYVCPYCGTVVSEGRTYERVYIFKPSVDKTAAFRTALGFRPVGAPEDLPAASPTGAELHFLPLYLYHVVFEPLPELETYAAALAMSKPPFELPSGYSFPARWRTPFKPSLERVGVFHQPDLEPEAAFRSLEEVVEEARTYASVFKTRVQVEWSFEGIVYYPFWALTYQYGGRSYGALVDGADGSLLRLEYPLSRRGRAEGLALGVAAALGAAAVGALAAFALGLPPSSGAAGGGLAGLGALLRLTAFAAARRGRYEGGARL; from the coding sequence ATGATTGTACAGTGCCCCTACTGCGGGGCAAGGTACGAGGCCCCCCCGGGGAGGAGGTTCTACGTCTGCCCCTACTGCGGGACGGTGGTGAGCGAGGGGAGGACCTACGAGAGGGTCTACATCTTCAAGCCGTCTGTGGACAAAACCGCGGCCTTCCGCACCGCGCTGGGCTTCCGGCCCGTGGGGGCGCCGGAGGATCTCCCCGCGGCTTCGCCGACGGGGGCCGAGCTCCACTTCCTCCCCCTCTACCTCTACCACGTCGTCTTTGAGCCTCTCCCGGAGCTGGAGACCTACGCAGCAGCCCTCGCCATGTCGAAGCCGCCTTTTGAGCTGCCCAGCGGCTACTCCTTCCCAGCCAGGTGGAGGACCCCCTTCAAGCCGTCCCTCGAGAGGGTGGGCGTCTTCCACCAGCCAGATCTAGAGCCCGAGGCGGCTTTTAGATCCCTGGAGGAGGTGGTGGAGGAGGCGAGGACCTACGCCTCTGTGTTTAAGACGAGGGTGCAGGTTGAGTGGAGCTTCGAGGGGATCGTGTACTACCCCTTCTGGGCCTTGACCTACCAGTACGGGGGTAGGAGCTACGGCGCTTTGGTAGACGGCGCGGATGGCTCCCTCCTCAGGCTGGAGTACCCCCTCTCCAGGAGGGGGAGGGCGGAGGGTCTCGCGCTGGGGGTAGCCGCGGCTTTGGGGGCGGCGGCGGTAGGCGCGCTGGCAGCCTTCGCGCTGGGGCTACCGCCCTCCAGCGGGGCCGCGGGCGGGGGGTTGGCGGGCCTCGGGGCTCTGCTTAGGCTTACGGCCTTCGCCGCCGCGAGGAGGGGGAGGTACGAGGGGGGCGCGAGGCTGTAG
- a CDS encoding SPFH domain-containing protein, producing MPQVIQWVSPKEGEIIWRYPVDRIEWGAQLIVEEWQAAVFMRDGKVYDVFRAGRHTLTTLNLPLLTQALSRIAGFDKSPFVAVVIYVSLKQHQLPFGGRGQTAELAPIQFYGSAWFRVADPALFVTQVVGGQNIYTTEDLQRFLRGYFNELLMAELSRQSIFTIYGNLDQVSFIAKNAIDPHFRRLGLELVDVRFEGLDVTDQVWRDRLFFIRATGVNPAEYLRMETVQKAAAELGKSPGAAAGTGIVLIPPLLWPQQQAAPPPQPAQPAAQQGVVCPQCGYVNPPGAKYCINCGYMLGKRCPQCGFVNPPDAKFCMNCGAKL from the coding sequence ATGCCGCAGGTCATACAGTGGGTCAGCCCCAAGGAGGGGGAGATCATCTGGAGGTACCCCGTGGACAGGATCGAGTGGGGGGCCCAGCTCATCGTCGAGGAGTGGCAGGCGGCTGTCTTCATGCGGGACGGCAAGGTCTACGACGTGTTTAGGGCCGGGAGACACACCTTGACCACCCTCAACCTGCCCCTCCTCACCCAAGCCCTGAGTAGGATCGCCGGCTTCGACAAATCGCCTTTTGTGGCCGTCGTCATATACGTCTCGCTGAAGCAACACCAGCTCCCCTTCGGCGGGCGGGGGCAGACGGCGGAGCTCGCCCCCATACAGTTCTACGGCTCCGCGTGGTTCCGCGTCGCCGACCCGGCCCTCTTTGTGACCCAGGTGGTGGGGGGCCAGAACATATACACCACGGAGGACCTCCAGAGGTTCCTCAGAGGCTACTTCAACGAGCTTCTAATGGCCGAGCTCTCCCGCCAGTCCATATTCACCATATACGGCAACCTCGACCAGGTAAGCTTCATCGCTAAAAACGCCATAGACCCCCACTTCAGGAGGCTGGGCCTGGAGCTGGTAGACGTCAGGTTCGAAGGCCTAGACGTGACCGACCAGGTGTGGAGAGACCGCCTCTTCTTCATCAGAGCCACCGGGGTTAACCCCGCCGAGTATCTGAGGATGGAGACCGTGCAGAAGGCCGCGGCGGAGTTGGGCAAAAGCCCCGGGGCGGCCGCCGGGACGGGCATAGTCCTCATACCGCCCCTCCTCTGGCCTCAGCAACAAGCCGCGCCGCCGCCCCAGCCGGCGCAGCCCGCCGCTCAGCAGGGCGTGGTCTGCCCCCAGTGTGGATACGTCAACCCGCCGGGGGCTAAATACTGCATAAACTGCGGCTATATGCTGGGCAAGAGGTGCCCCCAGTGCGGCTTCGTGAACCCGCCCGACGCCAAGTTCTGCATGAACTGCGGAGCCAAGCTATGA
- a CDS encoding NOG1 family protein encodes MEVVDKSKLPYVYTADELISMFLAAYEREEARGSVAEPAFVKQKRLEIKRIVSSGRAVASVLRRTALAMPFLDRLHPFYRDLMDVVFGAQSYKHAVAKVGNAHLAVRAIAKEAIAAVRTAPDKGAIHAARRMYRGRVVDLLNDLRPELDKLREVVAFLRRLPAVDPNLFTIVVAGAPNVGKSSFVRCVSSARPEVADYPFTTKQIHVGHIRIRGDVVQVVDTPGLLDRPLSERNAIERQAVLALRHLAGAIVFLVDPTPHSGFPLEMQLNLYREISASFQAPLVAVVNKVDIASPAELERARDLFSPIGEVSTLDCRGTGEVVNYVLAKFYVPAALERLRAARRS; translated from the coding sequence GTGGAGGTCGTGGATAAGTCGAAGCTCCCCTACGTCTACACCGCCGACGAGCTCATCTCCATGTTTCTAGCGGCGTATGAGAGAGAGGAGGCGAGGGGGTCTGTGGCGGAGCCCGCCTTTGTGAAGCAGAAGAGGCTGGAGATCAAGAGGATCGTTTCGTCTGGCCGCGCCGTCGCCTCTGTGTTGAGGAGGACGGCGCTTGCCATGCCCTTCCTCGACAGGCTTCACCCCTTCTACAGAGACCTCATGGACGTGGTCTTCGGGGCGCAGAGCTATAAACACGCCGTGGCGAAGGTGGGGAATGCCCACCTGGCCGTGAGGGCTATAGCGAAGGAGGCCATCGCGGCTGTTAGAACCGCGCCGGACAAGGGGGCTATCCACGCCGCCCGTAGGATGTACCGCGGCAGGGTGGTGGATCTCCTCAACGATCTGCGGCCTGAGCTGGACAAGCTGCGGGAGGTGGTGGCGTTCCTCCGGAGACTACCCGCCGTCGACCCGAACCTCTTCACCATCGTGGTGGCGGGGGCGCCCAACGTTGGGAAGAGCAGCTTCGTCCGTTGCGTCTCCTCCGCGAGGCCGGAGGTGGCGGACTACCCCTTCACCACGAAGCAGATACACGTGGGCCACATCCGTATTAGGGGCGACGTGGTGCAGGTGGTGGACACCCCCGGCCTCCTGGATAGGCCCTTGAGCGAGCGCAACGCCATCGAGCGGCAGGCCGTCTTGGCGCTTAGGCACCTGGCCGGGGCTATAGTCTTCCTCGTGGACCCCACGCCGCACAGCGGCTTCCCCCTGGAGATGCAACTTAACCTCTACCGGGAGATCTCGGCGAGCTTCCAGGCGCCGCTTGTGGCCGTGGTGAACAAGGTGGACATAGCGAGCCCCGCCGAACTGGAGCGGGCGAGGGACCTCTTTTCGCCAATCGGCGAGGTCTCCACCCTCGACTGCAGAGGGACGGGGGAGGTGGTGAACTACGTCCTCGCGAAGTTCTACGTCCCGGCGGCCCTCGAGAGGCTGAGGGCGGCCAGGAGGAGCTAG